Genomic segment of Cereibacter sphaeroides 2.4.1:
AAGGCCGTGTGCGTGTGGCCGACCGAGCGCCACCAGAGCACGGGCACCGGGCTTTCCACCCGCGCCCAGGAGATGCGTCGCGCCCCCACGTCGTAGGGCAGATCGTTCGATCCCTCGTAGGAGCTGGGATCCAGCCCGTCCTGCATGAAGGCCTCGAGCGCGGTGCCTGCCATGATCGACTGGTTCGCGACGGCATTCTCCCAGCCGACGATCCGGCCCTCGGCATCGAGACCGGCACGCAGCCGGTGGAGCGTCATCGGGCGGTAGTAGCCGCCCTTCAGATCGTCCTCGCGGGTCCAGAGCAGCTTGAAGGCGCCGTCGCGCCCGGCGGCCTGCGCGATATGGGCGATTTCGGCGGCGAGATGCCCGTTGCCCTGCGCGCGCCGCCCGAACGAGCCGCCCGCGAGGAGCACGTTGATCCTGACGGACTCCATCGGAAGGCCGAGGGTCTGGGCCACGGTCGGCCGGTCGATCGAGGGGAACTGGCAGCCATACCAGAGCTCGGCGCGGCCCTCCTTCACCTCGATCACCGCATCGAGCGGCTCCATCGGCGCATGGGCGAGATAGGGGAAGCGGTAATCGGCCTGAAGCACCTCGGCGGCGCCCTCGATGGCGCCCTTGTCGCCGGATTCCTCGACCACCCGGGCCTCGGCCAGCGCACCGGCCATGTCTTCCAGCATGGCGGAGGAGCTGCGCCGCTCGGCCTTGCTCTCGTCCCAGCGGATCTCCAGCGCGTCGCGGCCCTTGATGGCGGCGAAGGTGTTGCGGGCATAGACCGCGATCCCCTCGGGGATCTGGCGCACCATCTCCACGCCCTTCACCTTCAGCGCGCGGGCATCGTCATAGGAGGCCACGGTGGCGCCGAAGGCGGGCGGATGGGCCACCACGACCGTCAGCATCCCCTCGCGGTAGATGTCGAGCGTGAATTCGGCGGTGCCGTCCGACTTGGCGGCGGAATCGAGCCGCTTGCCCGTGCCGCCGATCAGCACGAACTGCGACGGGTCCTTCAGCGGCGGATCCTGCGGCACCGCGCGCTCGGCCGCGGCGGCCGCGAAGGCGCCGAAGCCCGCCTCTTTGCCGCCGGGATGCGAGAGCCGCCCCGCGCGGACGGCGATCTCGGAGGCCGCCACGCCCCATTCCTCGGCTGCGGCCTCGACCAGCATGGCGCGGGCCGCAGCACCCGCCTTGCGCATCTGGATGTAGCTGTTGGCGATGGCGGTCGAGCCGCCGGTGCCCTGCGCCCCGAAGGCAAGGTTCTTGTAGAGCGCATCGTCGGCGGGGGCCGCTTCGGCGCGCATCTGGCTCCAGTCCGCGTCCATCTCCTCGGCCACCAGCGTCGCAAGGCCGGTGTAGGGGCCCTGGCCCATCTCGAGATGCTTGATGATGACCGTCACCGTATCGTCCGCGCCCACGCGGATGAAGGCGTTGGGCGTGGCGGGCAGGTCCGGCGGCGCGCCCTGCGCCCGGGCGAAGGGAGTGGGCAGCACGAGGGCGAGGGTGAAGCCCGCGGTCGAGGCGAGGAAGCGGCGGCGCGAGAGCATGGTCATGGCTCAGCCCTCCAGGGTGCGGGCGGCGTCATGGATCGCCTGCCGGATGCGGACATAGGTGGCGCAGCGGCAGAGGTTGCCGCCCATCGCGTGATCGATCTCCTCGTCGGTGGGCTTCGGGATCTGGCGCAGGAGCGCGGTCGCCGACATCACCTGGCCCGACTGGCACCAGCCGCATTGCGGCACGTCCGACGCGGCCCAGGCGGCCTGCACGGCGGAGATCTCCGGCCCCTCCATCCCCTCGATGGTGGTGACGGACGCATTTTCGATCATCCCGACCGGCGTCACGCAGGACCGTCGGGGCATCCCGTCCAGCATGACGGTGCAGGCCCCGCACTGGGCGACCCCGCAACCGAACTTCGTGCCGGTCAGGCGCAGCTCGTCGCGCAGGACCCAGAGCAGAGGGGTGTCGGGATCGACGTCGAGGGACATCTCGCGCCCGTTGACGGTCAGGTGGATCATGGCGGCCTCCCGGTGGCTTTGGCGGCCACCTAGCGGCCGAAGGCGCTGCGTCAAGAGGTCGCGCTCCCTCGGCGGAGCTTTCCGCTCAGCCGGCCTCGCGGCCCGTCCCGGCGGCAGGCGCGGTCTCGTCGCCGCCGACGACGCCCCGCAGCGCCTCGAGGGTGGCCCGGTAATGTTCGGTCAGCAGCTCGCAGGCCAGATCCGTCTTGCGGTCGATGGCCGCTGCGAGAATGGCCGCATGTTCCGCAGCCGCGCCCTCGCGCCGCTGGACGTTGGGGTGGACCTTCATCGACAGGCTGCGGTAGCGCACCGCCTGATCCATCATGGTCGAGCAGAAGCCGAGCAGCCAGCTCGAGCCGCACCGCTCGAGGAGCAGCATGTGGAAGGCCTTGTGCAGATGCTCCCACTCCTCGGCCAGATCGCGCCCGGACGCGTCAGGCACCCGCCGATTGGTCCGTGCCAGCCGGTGATAGGCGAGCACGAGATTCTCCTCCCAGGCGACGTCGCCCTGCGCGATGGACTCGCGCAGGGCCAGGGTCTCGAGCCAGATCCGGGTCTTCACCAGCTCTTCGAGCCCCGCCATCGAGATGCCCGCCACGAAGAAGCCGCGCTGGCTCTTGCGCTCGACGAGCCCTTCCGAGGAGAGGCGGTTCAGCGCCTCGCGCACCGGGGCGATGCCGATGCCGTAGCGCTCCGAGATGCCCTCGATATGGAGCTTCACGCCGGGAAAGAGCTCGCCCCTCAGGATGTCGCGGCGGATCCGGTCGTGGGCCTGTTCCGACAGGTTCCGCGCTTCGGGCGGCGCCTTCTCCGCAGCACTCGTCATCACGCAGCTCCGATGGGCTGATTCGCCTTGTTCCAGAAGACGAGACGCTTTTGCAGCCAGGCCACGGTGAAGAAAAGGGCCAGTCCGAGGAGGCTCAGATAGAGGATCAGCGCGAAGACGCGCGGCGTGTCCATCTGGCTGGCCGACTGGCGGATGAGCGCGCCGAAGCCGCGCCCGCCGCCGAGGAACTCGCCCGTGATGGCGCCCGCCATCACCCCCACGGCCGCGATCTTCAGCCCGGTGAAGATGTGCGGCAGCCCGTTCGGCAGCTTGAGCCGCAGCAGCGTCTGCAGCCGAGAGGCGCCCATCGCCTTGAACAGCATCCGCTCGTTCTCGGAAGCGGAATAGAGGCCTGCCGCCGTCGAAACCACGATGGGGAAGGTGGCGATGAAGGCCGCGAGCGCCACCTTCGAGGCGATGTCGAAGCCGAGCCACGCGATGAAGAGCGGCGCGAAGGCGACCTTCGGCATCGTGTCGATCGCCACGAGATAGGGCATGACCGCGCGCTCGCCGAACTTCGTCTCGCCGACGAGCACGCCCAGCGAGAAGCCGATGCCCGTGGCCAAGAGGAAGGCCCAGAACACCGTCCGCGTCGTCGTCCAGAGCGCCTCGAGCATGTACCCCCCCGAAAGGAGGTTCTTGCCCACGAAGATCAGGTCGTCGAGCGTCTCGCCGGGGCTCGGCAGGATGATGGGCGAGACCCAGGCCATGCGCGCGGTGGCCAGATCCCAGATCGCCACCACGACGACGGCGAGGGCGAGCATCGCCACCCAGCGCGGCACCCGGTCGATCAGCGCCTCATGCTCGACCCAGACGGTATCGCGGCTGTCGAGAGTGTCGGTCATTGGTGGGCCTCCTTGCCGAGCAGGTCGCGGATGTGGCCGACGATCTGGCCGAACTTCGGCGTGTTGATCATCTCGAGCGTGCGGGGGCGGGGCAGGTCGATCACGATTTCCTCGACCACCCGGCCCGGACGCGGCTTCATCACCAGCACCCGGTCGGACAGGATCACCGCCTCGGCGAGCGAGTGGGTCACGAGGAAGGCCGTGGCCTCCTGCTCGGCGCAGATCCGCTGCAGCTCCATGTTCATGAAGTCGCGCGTGAGCTCGTCGAGCGCCGAGAAGGGCTCGTCGAGCAGCAGGACCGCCGGCTCCGAGATCAGCATCCGGCAGATCGAGGCCCGCTGCGCCATGCCGCCGGACAGCTCGCCCGGGAAGACCCGGGCGAAATCGCCGAGACCCACCAGCGACAGCAGCGCCTGTGCGCGCGGCAGCGCGGCCTTCGCCGCCGCCCGCCCCTCGCGGATCTCGATGGGAAGCACGATGTTCTCGATCGTGGTCTTCCAGGGCAGGAGCGTTGCCTGCTGGAACATCATGCCGATATCGGGGCGCGGCCCCGTCACCGGCCTGCCGTCCAGCACGACGCGCCCCCGCGTGGGCGGCAGAAGCCCCGACATGATCTTCAGAAGCGTCGACTTTCCGCAGCCGGAGGAGCCGACGACCGAGACGAACTCGCCCTTGCGCAGGGTCAGATGCACGTCCTGCAGGGCGACCAGCCGGTTGTTGGCATAGGTCTTCGACAGGCGCTCGATCTCGTATATCGGCCGCGCGGGGGCGGCCGTCTCCGGGATCCGGGCACGGGGCTCTGCCATCGCCATCAGCTGTTCCAGCCTTCGACGAACTCGTTGGTATAGACCGAGGCCAGATCCTCGATCGGCTCGGAGAGGGCGCCCGAAGCCACGGCGGAATCGTGGATCGCCTGCCAGTGCTCGGGCGGCTGGTAGCCGTAGCCCTTGCCGATGAAGGCCTCGGTCGGGGTCATGCGGTTGACCACGCCGTCATAGAGCGAGGCCGCGTAATCCTGCTCGCCCTCCTGCGGGTTGCCGGCCGCGCAATGGGCCAGTGCCTTCTCCTTGTTGGCCGGATCCGAGGCAAAGCGCGTGCCGCGCACCAGCGCCCGGCCGAAAGCGGGGGCAAGCTCGGGCATGGCCTGCATCTGGCTTTCCAGCATGGCGATGCCGTTGCCGAAGAAGCCGAGGAAGGCCTCGGGCGTGATCTCGCGCAGCGTGAGGCCGCGCGCGGCAAGGATCGCCGCATCCGAGACCGCGCCCGCATAGGCCGCCACCTCGTCGCGCAGGAAGGCCACCGCCGCCGTGCCGCCGTCGCCCACCGGCAGGAAGCTGTAATCGGCCCCCTCGGTCATGCCCGCCTCGGTCAGGATGGCGCGGGTGAAGGAGACCTCGGCCCCGTCCGCGGTGCCCACGCCGATGACCTGGCCCTTGAGGTCGGCCGGGGTCTGATAGGCGCTGTCCTCCTTCACGAGGAGGCCGAAGACCGACTTCGGATAGAGGTTGTAGAGGAACTTGACGTCCACCCCGCGCGCGCGCGCGCCGAGCGTCGGGCCCGGTCCCGGCGCGCCGATCTGTGCCTGTCCCGCCGACATGGCCTGAAGCACGGCCGAAGAGCCGTCGATGGCCTCGAGCCGGGGCTCGAAGCCTTCTTCGGCGAAGTAGCCTTCGCCCACCGCCACCCAGTAGGGCAGCCAGGTCAGGGCGGAGGGATTGGGGACGGCGAAATTCACCGCCGTCTGGGCGCGGATCAGGCTCGGCGCCCCGATGGCAAGGCTCGCGACGCTTCCGGCGGTCAGAAGGCCGAAGCTGCGACGGCTCAGTCTGGTCGTGCTGGTCATCTTGTTGTTCCTCCCGTTGTCGGACGTTCCGCCCCGACGAGGGGCGCTCCCTCCGCGACTCAGCGTATACCATTCGAGCCACAATTCAAAAAAATATACGAAACGGAAGATCAGGCGTTTTCATATCTTGATCTGCCGCCCGATACCGGGAACGCTTTGTCATCACGAGTCGCGGCCGGGAGGGCTGCGGCCCGCACGCGACTGTTCAGGAGGAGTGACAGATGGCGGCCTACGTCCTACCCACCGCGGCGCAAGCCCACCTCGATGTCGTCGGCAGCGACGAGAAATTCCCGGTGCGCCGCGTCTATTGCATCGGCAAGAACTACGTCGCCCACATCCGCGAGATGAATGCGGACGAGCGCGACCCGCCGGTGATCTTCATGAAGCCTGCGGATGCGGTGGTGCGCAACGGCGGCGAGATCCCCTATCCGGTCTTCACCGAGAACTTCCATTACGAATGCGAGCTCGTGGTGGTGCTGAAGTCGGGCGGCTACAACATCTCGGTCGCCGATGCCGCCAGCCACATCTACGGCTATGCCGTGGGCCTCGACATGACGCGGCGCGACCATCAGAAGGGCGTGCTGGAAAAAGGCCTGCCGTGGGAGGTCACGAAGGCCTTCGACCTCTCGGCCCCGATCGGCCCCGTCACCCGCGCCGAGGAGTGCGGGGTGCTGACCTCGGGCCAGCTCACGCTGAAGGTGAACGGGGAGGTCAAGCAGGATGCCGACATCGGGCTGATGATCTGGAAGGTCGACGAGATCATTGCCAAGCTCTCCGAGCAGCACCGCCTTCAGCCGGGCGACATCATCATGACCGGCACGCCCGCGGGCGTGGGCGCGGTGGTGACCGGAGACGTGCTCGACTGCACGATGGAGGGGCTCGAGCCGATGCAGGTCCGCATCGGGCCGAAGGCCGTCTGACAGCCGTGGTGCGCGCGGCCGA
This window contains:
- a CDS encoding ABC transporter ATP-binding protein, with the protein product MAMAEPRARIPETAAPARPIYEIERLSKTYANNRLVALQDVHLTLRKGEFVSVVGSSGCGKSTLLKIMSGLLPPTRGRVVLDGRPVTGPRPDIGMMFQQATLLPWKTTIENIVLPIEIREGRAAAKAALPRAQALLSLVGLGDFARVFPGELSGGMAQRASICRMLISEPAVLLLDEPFSALDELTRDFMNMELQRICAEQEATAFLVTHSLAEAVILSDRVLVMKPRPGRVVEEIVIDLPRPRTLEMINTPKFGQIVGHIRDLLGKEAHQ
- a CDS encoding xanthine dehydrogenase family protein molybdopterin-binding subunit is translated as MTMLSRRRFLASTAGFTLALVLPTPFARAQGAPPDLPATPNAFIRVGADDTVTVIIKHLEMGQGPYTGLATLVAEEMDADWSQMRAEAAPADDALYKNLAFGAQGTGGSTAIANSYIQMRKAGAAARAMLVEAAAEEWGVAASEIAVRAGRLSHPGGKEAGFGAFAAAAAERAVPQDPPLKDPSQFVLIGGTGKRLDSAAKSDGTAEFTLDIYREGMLTVVVAHPPAFGATVASYDDARALKVKGVEMVRQIPEGIAVYARNTFAAIKGRDALEIRWDESKAERRSSSAMLEDMAGALAEARVVEESGDKGAIEGAAEVLQADYRFPYLAHAPMEPLDAVIEVKEGRAELWYGCQFPSIDRPTVAQTLGLPMESVRINVLLAGGSFGRRAQGNGHLAAEIAHIAQAAGRDGAFKLLWTREDDLKGGYYRPMTLHRLRAGLDAEGRIVGWENAVANQSIMAGTALEAFMQDGLDPSSYEGSNDLPYDVGARRISWARVESPVPVLWWRSVGHTHTAFAVEVFLDEVLERAGKDPVQGRLDLMTPEAGRYRGVLEKVAEIADWQGRTREGRAYGVAVAKSFGTYVAQIVEVENGGALPKVTQVWCAVDCGVAVNPDVIRAQMEGGIGYALSAALYSAITLDGEGRVQQSNFDDYRLLRIHEMPQVHVAILPSTEPPTGVGEPGVPPLAPAVANAWRALTGQPVRQLPFAQLLS
- a CDS encoding ABC transporter substrate-binding protein: MTSTTRLSRRSFGLLTAGSVASLAIGAPSLIRAQTAVNFAVPNPSALTWLPYWVAVGEGYFAEEGFEPRLEAIDGSSAVLQAMSAGQAQIGAPGPGPTLGARARGVDVKFLYNLYPKSVFGLLVKEDSAYQTPADLKGQVIGVGTADGAEVSFTRAILTEAGMTEGADYSFLPVGDGGTAAVAFLRDEVAAYAGAVSDAAILAARGLTLREITPEAFLGFFGNGIAMLESQMQAMPELAPAFGRALVRGTRFASDPANKEKALAHCAAGNPQEGEQDYAASLYDGVVNRMTPTEAFIGKGYGYQPPEHWQAIHDSAVASGALSEPIEDLASVYTNEFVEGWNS
- a CDS encoding fumarylacetoacetate hydrolase family protein, which encodes MAAYVLPTAAQAHLDVVGSDEKFPVRRVYCIGKNYVAHIREMNADERDPPVIFMKPADAVVRNGGEIPYPVFTENFHYECELVVVLKSGGYNISVADAASHIYGYAVGLDMTRRDHQKGVLEKGLPWEVTKAFDLSAPIGPVTRAEECGVLTSGQLTLKVNGEVKQDADIGLMIWKVDEIIAKLSEQHRLQPGDIIMTGTPAGVGAVVTGDVLDCTMEGLEPMQVRIGPKAV
- a CDS encoding ABC transporter permease — encoded protein: MTDTLDSRDTVWVEHEALIDRVPRWVAMLALAVVVVAIWDLATARMAWVSPIILPSPGETLDDLIFVGKNLLSGGYMLEALWTTTRTVFWAFLLATGIGFSLGVLVGETKFGERAVMPYLVAIDTMPKVAFAPLFIAWLGFDIASKVALAAFIATFPIVVSTAAGLYSASENERMLFKAMGASRLQTLLRLKLPNGLPHIFTGLKIAAVGVMAGAITGEFLGGGRGFGALIRQSASQMDTPRVFALILYLSLLGLALFFTVAWLQKRLVFWNKANQPIGAA
- a CDS encoding GntR family transcriptional regulator, coding for MTSAAEKAPPEARNLSEQAHDRIRRDILRGELFPGVKLHIEGISERYGIGIAPVREALNRLSSEGLVERKSQRGFFVAGISMAGLEELVKTRIWLETLALRESIAQGDVAWEENLVLAYHRLARTNRRVPDASGRDLAEEWEHLHKAFHMLLLERCGSSWLLGFCSTMMDQAVRYRSLSMKVHPNVQRREGAAAEHAAILAAAIDRKTDLACELLTEHYRATLEALRGVVGGDETAPAAGTGREAG
- a CDS encoding (2Fe-2S)-binding protein, with the protein product MIHLTVNGREMSLDVDPDTPLLWVLRDELRLTGTKFGCGVAQCGACTVMLDGMPRRSCVTPVGMIENASVTTIEGMEGPEISAVQAAWAASDVPQCGWCQSGQVMSATALLRQIPKPTDEEIDHAMGGNLCRCATYVRIRQAIHDAARTLEG